The proteins below are encoded in one region of Polynucleobacter sp. AP-Elch-400A-B2:
- a CDS encoding 5'-methylthioadenosine nucleosidase, translated as MKTQLLIITALESELDKSALPAGVDIVYSGVGKINATAASIQAIHQYQPKRIVNFGTVGKINSALQGLLEIGKVMQRDMMAVPLAPRGQTPFCPKPSHYLSLGGEHTCGTGDSFVTAHDPWLISQEIDVVDMELFAIASIAYQSNIPWQSFKYVTDDANADSGNEWTHRVNHGQELYLEKLKELLSA; from the coding sequence TTGCTCATTATTACCGCATTAGAGTCAGAGCTGGATAAAAGCGCTTTACCGGCAGGTGTTGATATTGTGTATTCTGGAGTTGGCAAAATCAATGCAACCGCTGCCAGTATTCAGGCTATACATCAATATCAACCAAAGAGGATAGTGAACTTTGGTACCGTCGGAAAAATTAACTCTGCTCTACAAGGCTTATTAGAAATCGGTAAAGTAATGCAGCGCGACATGATGGCAGTTCCCTTAGCACCTAGAGGCCAAACCCCTTTTTGCCCTAAACCATCCCACTATCTCTCTCTAGGTGGTGAGCATACTTGCGGCACTGGAGATAGCTTTGTGACAGCGCACGATCCTTGGTTAATCTCGCAGGAGATTGATGTAGTGGATATGGAGTTATTTGCGATTGCTAGTATTGCTTATCAATCAAATATTCCATGGCAATCATTTAAGTATGTGACTGATGATGCTAACGCTGACTCAGGCAACGAATGGACTCATCGCGTTAACCATGGCCAAGAACTCTATCTAGAAAAGCTCAAAGAGCTTTTAAGTGCTTAA
- a CDS encoding AMP-binding protein, protein MNTQKPWLKNYLEGVPHEIDLAGHSSIADLIEQSFNHYPNRIVMESMGHTISYRQLDILSKDFAAYLQTLGLEAGSRIAVMFPNVPQYFIAMLGTLRAGFVVVNINPLYTARELEHQLQDSGASVLVMLENFAHVYQEIANQGLVKKVIISSIGESLGPKGVIINLIARHIKKLIPYWNFPCVKLNQAFKIGSGHGFTKPNLWLDDIAFLQYTGGTTGVSKGAVLLHRNILANIIQIESWLEPALKNRQQQLVFLCALPMTHIFALTACGFLGMRKGAKLLLVANPRDITGFIKLLMNHPDINIFPGVNTLFHALIHRPEFKHVRLPNLLVTIGGGMAVLQKTAELWQKMMGVPIAQGYGLSETSPVVCVNTPFVKEFTGSIGMPVPSTDVLILDDDGVEVPFGMPGEICIKGPQVMAGYWNRPEETEQSMTAEGYFKSGDIGIMSPDGFVQIVDRKKDMIVVAGYKVFPNEIEEVISQMPGVRECAVIGLTHRKLGEIVKAYIVKDKPELTEAEVIQYCKEQMTSYKRPRKIAFIEEMPKSNVGKILRRHLRDL, encoded by the coding sequence ATGAACACTCAAAAACCTTGGCTTAAAAACTATCTCGAGGGCGTTCCTCATGAGATTGATTTAGCGGGCCATTCATCTATCGCTGATTTAATAGAACAATCTTTTAATCATTATCCCAATCGCATAGTGATGGAGTCGATGGGGCATACCATCAGCTATCGTCAACTCGATATTCTTTCTAAGGACTTCGCCGCGTATTTACAAACATTGGGGCTTGAAGCGGGATCGCGTATTGCCGTCATGTTCCCGAATGTGCCGCAATACTTCATTGCAATGCTAGGGACTCTTCGTGCAGGCTTTGTCGTAGTCAATATCAATCCACTCTATACGGCTCGTGAGCTAGAGCATCAGCTACAAGATAGTGGTGCGTCGGTCTTGGTAATGCTAGAAAACTTTGCTCACGTGTATCAGGAGATTGCCAATCAAGGGCTTGTAAAGAAAGTGATCATAAGTAGCATAGGTGAGAGCTTAGGCCCGAAGGGCGTCATCATCAATTTGATTGCTCGCCATATTAAAAAGCTGATTCCGTATTGGAACTTTCCTTGCGTCAAATTGAACCAAGCTTTCAAAATTGGCTCTGGCCATGGCTTTACTAAACCCAATCTATGGCTGGATGACATTGCTTTTTTGCAATACACCGGCGGTACTACGGGGGTTTCTAAAGGCGCAGTTTTATTACATCGCAACATCCTGGCTAATATTATTCAGATCGAATCTTGGCTTGAGCCTGCTTTAAAAAATCGTCAGCAGCAGTTAGTTTTTTTATGTGCGCTACCCATGACACATATCTTTGCTCTCACTGCCTGCGGTTTCCTTGGAATGCGTAAGGGTGCCAAATTATTATTAGTCGCTAATCCCCGTGATATCACGGGCTTTATAAAGTTGTTGATGAACCACCCTGATATCAATATTTTTCCAGGCGTCAATACGCTATTTCATGCACTGATACATCGCCCAGAATTCAAACATGTGCGCTTACCTAATCTTTTGGTCACCATCGGCGGTGGTATGGCAGTTCTACAGAAGACAGCTGAACTTTGGCAGAAAATGATGGGGGTACCGATTGCGCAAGGATATGGACTGTCGGAAACTTCCCCAGTAGTTTGTGTGAACACGCCATTTGTAAAAGAATTTACGGGATCCATTGGCATGCCAGTGCCAAGCACAGATGTATTGATACTCGATGATGACGGAGTAGAAGTTCCATTCGGCATGCCTGGAGAGATCTGTATCAAGGGCCCACAGGTGATGGCGGGCTACTGGAATAGACCTGAAGAGACTGAGCAATCCATGACTGCAGAGGGATATTTTAAGTCTGGCGACATCGGCATCATGAGTCCCGATGGCTTTGTCCAGATTGTGGATCGTAAGAAGGACATGATCGTCGTTGCTGGCTATAAAGTATTCCCTAATGAAATCGAGGAAGTGATTTCTCAAATGCCTGGCGTAAGAGAATGTGCTGTGATTGGATTAACGCACCGTAAGCTCGGTGAGATCGTCAAGGCTTATATCGTCAAGGATAAGCCTGAATTAACTGAGGCTGAAGTCATTCAGTATTGCAAAGAGCAAATGACCAGTTACAAACGCCCTAGAAAGATTGCTTTTATTGAGGAAATGCCCAAGTCTAATGTGGGCAAAATCTTGCGCCGTCATCTACGCGACTTATAA